The DNA sequence ACGGGTAGCACAACAGCTAATAACACAATGAAAGGTAACAGAACAGGTAATAACACAATAACAGGTAACACAACAGGTAATTACACTAATGAGTAACGCAACATCTAATAACGCAATAATAACAGGCAATAACACAATTGCAGGTGACACAACAAGTAATAACACTATTATACCATGGCATTattgaatacttgtttctgatgGGCTTGAATGAATGGCATTCTAGAGCATGCATTATATCCCTATAACAcacggtagaattcaatggctatagttcattcttGCGTGTTCTGTTTGAGCTTCTTTTGAAAGAAAAAGTTGAATTGAAAACATTGGTATTGTTGAATTCGATGTTCATAGCAGCAAGCTAGGTATGACgttttggttagctaaactagcaagtctgtttctTTACTAAGACaactgtagctatctagtaaacttgctagccaCTTCAGtagatgttgaacacatttctagcggcaaatgtgttcaattatagccATGTTacaaaagggataatcaactcggcactttgcgttctctggaaaataatgcaacccCGTGGAACGTCACTTCGCTAGCGCGTCGTGGAACACACCTTGCACGccattcattattttccatagaacacATAGCCCCTCGTTAATTATCCCTTACATAACAGGTAATAACACAATAACAGGTAATAATAACACTAAGCAGAGGAATACACTGCACTGCCACAACGTTCAAAGTTTTTACTTTCTCTTGACCTCTTTcattttgtgtttctctctcaggccACCCTCGCTGCTAGTCGCCAGTCCAACTCTCCCAACCACAGTGTCTCCCAAGCAACCACCACTGTAAGTTTCACAGTCAATAATTCAAATAAAACGTGGCAAGCGCTGTTATCCTTAATTGCAGTTTCTTAGCTTATTTCTTTGAGATTCCTGACATATGGCAGCGTCAACATTTTCCCTCTTGTCACAGGTCAATCTGAGCACCACCTCTGGGGGAGGGACCATGACCAATCCCCGCCCCCTCGGCCCTGCCACATCAGTGACATCATCAGCTCTCAGCCAATCAGTGCTGCTGGGTGGGAACTCAGCCGGACAGGGTCAGATGTACCTGAGAGTGAGTTGAATGAGGAGAAGACTGGTGTTTTTGTCAATTGAGAAGGAGCCTCTTTATATTCAATAACCTCTGACCTATGAACCCACAGGTCAACCGCTCCCTCAGAGCACCCCTCGCAGCCTCCCAGCTCATCTTCATGCCTGGTGGCACAGCAACGGCTGCTGTAGCGACAGTTGCACAGCAACAGCctcagcaacaacagcagcaacaggaagTCCATCCCACCTCCAATGCCCAATCCGACAATGACCAGGTAGTGACCACTTCCTGTTGTGAGAAGCATTTTTTTTTCAGTCAACAGTTGTCTCTGCAATTAAGATTTTGCACAAATAATATTGTTTCTAATTGTTTGccttattttctctctccctctacttacTCTCTCAGGTGCAGAACCTGGCTCTCCACTGTATCTCCACTCCCAGAGTGGCCGCAGTGAAGACAGAGTTTCCAGACAGGAGAGATGCAGGTGAAAGGACTTATCTTTGCCTCCAATATGCATACACAATTCTATATCAATTTGTGTGCCACTAAGATGCAAAGAACCATCTCTCATTCCAACTTTAAACATGCATTAAACTCTCTCCCTTTATCAGCCAACTATTCTctaagtcaacaacaacaacagcatcctcagcagcaacagcagcagttcTCTCAGAACACccagcagcaacagcaacaaATGGCCAACAAACTGACTAGCTACACTCATCCCACTGCTCTCCCCAGTATAAATGTCAAGACTGGAAACCAGCTGAATATGGCCCCAACCGCTGCCAGCTCAGTTCCtgcttcctcctccccctctcccacgctccctctctcccagctccTCATCTCCCCCTCAGGCCTATGTCAGGCCCGGGCGGTAACCACGGTTACCCCTGCTGCCACGGTGACGCACATCCTAGTCCCCACCTCCAACGTTCCTACCTCCTCTCAGGGCTACCCCATAGGTTCAGTCGCTCCCAAAACTAACGTCAACACCCAGACCTTGGTGGTGCAGCCACTGCAGCAGTCCAACACTAACTTGGACAAGGTGAGCCACAGCTCTGGCCCTGTGCACATACAGCCCAAAACCTCACAGGGTCACCGCTTACCTGTCCAGCTTTCCCCACGCCACCCTCCACCTATCCTCCCGGCTCCGCCCAACACGGGGGGCCACCACCCGCCCCATGTCCCAGTCCAGCTGGTGGGAGCTAGGCAGGGCTCAGTAGGAAACTCCCAGGCTTTGGCACAGGCCCGAAGCTGCTGCCCCCAGGACAACGGCATCGCTATAGCCTCTACTGGAGGGAACACCACGGTAATCCTCTTAGAAACTGAaagcgtgtggtgtgtgtgtgtgtgtgtgtgtgtgtgttaatcaaAACTAGTCTCTTCCTGTTGCATTAGGCAAAGCCTGCAATTGGCTCATTGAAGAGGAAGTCGGAAACTGATGCAACCAATGAGATGGCAGTCGAACCTTCCCAACTTTGCTGTCCACCAATGAGAGATTCTGCCCCTCTATCTCCCGCCCCCACGATGGACTCCGGTAAGATGTCTGAAGACATAATGTATGTTCTTGTTTAGTTGAATCCTATCTAAGGTTGGCGATCGCTTGATACAAGGATTTAAGGTTAAGTTGTAAAACATATTTGGTTAAGTCATGTTTTTTTTGAATGAGTAGTGtaaattcatgtttgttttttgAATCAATAGTGTAAATTCCCAAACTCTGACATTTCACCTACATTCTTTTCTACCCTGGTTCCCTcacttgctctcgctctctttctccagcTCCTAAAGTGGTGCcagccttctcctctccccccaccctgtCTCTACCCCTGtcttggggggtggggggtcagggAGACAGAGCCCCTCTGCCCCAGGCGGTGGTCAAACCTCAGGTCCTCACCCACCTCATAGAGGGTTTTGTCATCCAGGAGGGAGCTGAGCCTTTCCCTGTGAGTTCACATATCTGGCTAGCACCTAGCTATCTGCTTACCATGGATCAGGAGAGAAGATGTGGTTTTGTTTGCACAGAACTTTGCTTTAGGGCCAGAACATATCCTTCTCTAACACCCAAACCTGACATTGATTGACAGGTGACTGGGCCAGTGAAGGAGCCACTAGCCATGGGTGTTCAACAGGCTGACAATGGAGGCCCTGCAGGTTAGTGGGTGGTATATTTTCTACCTTCCTTAAAGAATACACTCCATACCAGCAGACTGATGCACTAgcctttcatttttttttttctgatCCAGTTGCCTGGGAGAGGTTGCAGTACTATAGCTTGATTCTGCCTCTGATCCAGTTGCCTGGGAGAGGTTGCAGTACTATAGCTTGATTCTGCCTCTAATCCAGTTGCCTGGGAGAGGTTGCAGTACTATAGCTTGATTCTGCCTCTGATCCATTTGTCTGTGAGATGTTGCAGTAGTATAGCTTGATTCTGCCTCTGATCCATTTGTCTGTGAGATGTTGCAGTAGTATAGCTTGATTCTGCCTCTGATCCAGTTGTCTGTGAGATGTTGCAGTAGTATAGCTTGATTCTGTACAGTAGTTGTCATCCCTAGcataggaggctggtgggaggcgcTATAGGAGGACGGAATCATTGTAATGTGTTTGACAACGTtatatttattccattccagccattacaatgagcccgtcctcctatagctcctcccaccagcctcctctgacccCTAGTCATCTCTGTACTAACAGTCTGACTCTCTCCTCACCAGTGTTGAAGTGTGAGTACTGTGAGAGCTTGGCTCCAGCCAGCCAGTTCAGGGGCTCCAAGAGGTTCTGCTCCAAGACCTGCGCTAAGAGGTACCCTAGCTACCTCACCTGTCTTCTCACTATATCACACACCTCTCTGACCAGAACAGGTTTACACTTTAAAGTCAGCACTGTTGACATCACATTTTTGTCCTGGGTGCAGCCAACACTATTGACTCTTTGTTATTACCTGCTTTGGTCACTCTCCTCCAGATACAATGTGAGCTGCAGTCATCACTTCCAGGTCAGTAGGGGGCGAGCTTCTGCACGGCCGCCTGGTCCTCCCGTTCCCCCAGACAACATCGTCAGACGCAGGGGTCCTCGTAGGAGTAGCTCGGAGATCGCCTGCGCTAAAATAGCCGGCAGACATTTGCCTGTCAAGGAGGTAAAGTGGATGTTTCTGATCCATGAAATAGAAATGTTGTTGTTTACTCTCCTCCTGTTTCAAGTTTGAATGTCACATACACAAGTACAATAAAATGAGTATCTTACCATCTCTAAACCCAACACtacagtaatcaataacaatgtaataccaaaaataacaaggtagaactGAAACACACCAGATAGAAGAACATGataaagtaagtaagcatactatactgaacaaaaatataaacccaacatgtaaagtgttggtcccatgtttcatgagctgaaaaaaaaagaTCTCAGATAATTTCCATACcctcaaaaagcttatttctcaaaattTGTCCacacatttgtttatatccctgttagtgagcatttctcctttgctaagataatccatccatctgacaggtgtggcatatcaagaagctgatatgATCAtaccacaggtgcaccttgtgcttgggacaataaaaagccaatctaaatgtgcagttttgtcacacaacacaatagatgtcacatgttttgagggagtgtgcaattggcatgctgattgcagaaatgtccaccagaactgttgccagagaatttaatattcatttttctaccataaatggcctccaacgttgttttagagaatttggcagtacgtccaaccggcctcacaactgcagtccATATGGTGTCAAGTGGGCGAGCGGTTAGCTGAtgccaacgttgtgaacagagtgccccatggtggcggtggggttatggtatgggaaggtataagctacggacaataaACACAATTGCAATTtaacgatggcaatttgaattcacaaaaatacagtgacGAGATAGAGACCCTTTTTTTAAAagttatttcagttgactgatttcctcatatgaactgtaactcagtaaaatcaatgaaattgttgcatgttgtgttattttgttcagtgatTATGTATAATACATACATACAGGATCAGCTCCAGTACCATTAAACTGCAGGCCTACATGTATGACGCTCTTCTCTCTATGATTGGCTGTAGTGTCGTTCTGAGTCCAGTCGCTCAGAGGATGTGTCCAGTTgtgacgaggaggaggaagaagattcCCCATCACTCTCCCCtagctcctccctctcctgccctaggCCCGCCCACTGCGATCCCCATTTGGACGACTCAGCTCAAGGCAGCCTCCCATTGGATGAGGCCAACTTCCTGTCTGGGAGCCCCGCCCATTGGGGTGTGGAGGAGGTCTGCAGGTTCATCTCTTCACTGCAAGGTCAGTACTCATTCATTAACAGTCAATGAAGTAAACAATGAATTAAGAGTCTTCATAGTAGGGGAATCTGTAAAAATGGAACCCATGGCCAACTGGTCAATTAgttcagggtttcccaaactgggTCCTGGGGGCACGTTTTGGGTTTCCCCtcgcactacacagctgattcaaatgttCAAGCCTGAGATGATGAGTTGCTTATTTGAATCAGctttgtagtgctagggcaaaaaacaaaatgtgcacccaggggaGGCCCAAGGACCCAGTTTGGGTAACCCTGAAATGGATCAAAGAAATCCAACAGTTTGTCCATAACCCACGCCAATGTGTATTTTAGGTGTATGTTCATTGCTAGTGAGCAGTCCCTTTTCATAGCGTattcactctcctcccctcccaggtTGTGAGGAGCTGGCAGCCCAGTTCCTGTCCCAGGAGATTGACGGACAGGCCCTGCTGCTACTCAGAGAAGAACACCTCATCTCCACCATGAACATCAAACTAGGACCCGCCCTCAAGATCTGTGCCTTCATCAACAGCCTACGAGACTgacgggggaaggagggagggatgaggaagagggGTTCCAATGAACTTCAAACTGGGACCCACACTAAAGACTTGTATTAGTGACATTCAAGCCTGAGACCAAGACTGGAAGGGAGGGGAAAATGGGGGTTGATTTTAATCATAAACCTCAATCATTTTAGAAACTAGATAAAGAGAAGGGGGTTGAATTTAGGTAAGAGGAGAAATAATTAGGATATGCTTAGACTTTCTGTGCAAAAAAATCTGATAGTCTAACTTTAGAGTTCATGTTTGTGAGGTAAACTGACAAAGTATGGGTGagttcatgtgtgtgtctgtcaggagAAACATATACTCATTTGACACTGCAAACGTGGTCACCTACAGTAAccgtggctagctagctaggacaGTTCAAGTTGCCTTTTTCTACATTTCAACGGTGCTATAACCATAGTGATATTATTGAAAATGGTCCATTTCACTTTTCTTTTTACAAAGTGGATTTGTAATGTTAATGTAGATGCCAGGCTCTAATTAAGTGTATGAAAGGACATTAAAGagctttaacttttttttttttttttttttttttttaccagatatGACCCTGTTTTAAAGATTTGATCTTTTGTACTACAATCAAAGCTATTATTTTGGTGTGGAAGTTTTCATGAAGGGGGATGTAGTGAGTATTAGTAACTGACTGAACTACCTGAAAATGGGTATTGTTACTGGAACTATGCTCTTTAGCTCTGAGTGTTGTTTGTATATGGCTGCTACAGATTCAGGGCTATTCAATGCCGGTCCTGGAGGGTGGAAACACTTCTGTTTTTTGTTTCTACTTGGTCGTTAATcgcactcacctggtgtcccaggtctgaacCAGTCCCTTATTAGGAGAAGATGAAAGTTAGAAATGTTTCAGCGCTCCGGGACCGGAATTACACTGAtcgaaaatataaacacaacatgtaaagtcttggtcccatgtttcatgagctgaaataaaagatcccagaaatgttccgtaggaacaaaaagcttatttctctcaaattttgtggacaaatttgtttatttccctgttagtgagcatttctcctttgccaagataatccatccacctgacaggtgaggcatatcaagaagctcatTAAAGAGCATGATTGTTACACAGGTttgccttgtgctggggacaataaaaatccactctaaaatgtgcagttttgtaacacaacacaatgctacagacgtctcaagttttgagggagcgtgcaattggcatgctgactgcaggaatgtccaccagagctattagcatataattgtatgttaatttctgtaccataaacagcctccaatgtcgttttagagaatttggcagtacatccatccggcctcacaaccgcagaccatgtgtatggtatTGTGTGGGCGTGCGGTCTCCTCATGTCAACattgtggcggtggggttatggtatgagcaggcataaacTATGGTCAACAAacccaattgcattttatcgattggcaatttgaatgcacaaaaatacagcgatgagatcctgaggcccattgtttttaaggtatctgtaaccAATAAATCCATATCTGTATTCCCCCTCAATTGAattccataaattagggcctaatgaatttatttaaattgactgatttcctcatatgaactgtttttgttcagtataattagcCCTGACTCTATAGTGGCATTTCAATGACTTGTAGGGTTCTCACTGTGCAATGTTACAATCATTCAAGGCCAAACTCCTATAACACCTGGCTTGTGGAAAAGCATTAGTAGAAGTAGAAAAAAATGAGTAAAGAATTCAAAAGACAAAAAGGTTTGGGAGCCACTGA is a window from the Oncorhynchus tshawytscha isolate Ot180627B linkage group LG03, Otsh_v2.0, whole genome shotgun sequence genome containing:
- the phc1 gene encoding polyhomeotic-like protein 1 yields the protein MDAGDDQNTGSTNGNAPSAGNSRPPQIAHMSLYERQAVQALQALQRQPNAAQYFQQLMLQQQINSAQQLHNLAAVQQATLAASRQSNSPNHSVSQATTTVNLSTTSGGGTMTNPRPLGPATSVTSSALSQSVLLGGNSAGQGQMYLRVNRSLRAPLAASQLIFMPGGTATAAVATVAQQQPQQQQQQQEVHPTSNAQSDNDQVQNLALHCISTPRVAAVKTEFPDRRDAANYSLSQQQQQHPQQQQQQFSQNTQQQQQQMANKLTSYTHPTALPSINVKTGNQLNMAPTAASSVPASSSPSPTLPLSQLLISPSGLCQARAVTTVTPAATVTHILVPTSNVPTSSQGYPIGSVAPKTNVNTQTLVVQPLQQSNTNLDKVSHSSGPVHIQPKTSQGHRLPVQLSPRHPPPILPAPPNTGGHHPPHVPVQLVGARQGSVGNSQALAQARSCCPQDNGIAIASTGGNTTAKPAIGSLKRKSETDATNEMAVEPSQLCCPPMRDSAPLSPAPTMDSAPKVVPAFSSPPTLSLPLSWGVGGQGDRAPLPQAVVKPQVLTHLIEGFVIQEGAEPFPVTGPVKEPLAMGVQQADNGGPAVLKCEYCESLAPASQFRGSKRFCSKTCAKRYNVSCSHHFQVSRGRASARPPGPPVPPDNIVRRRGPRRSSSEIACAKIAGRHLPVKECRSESSRSEDVSSCDEEEEEDSPSLSPSSSLSCPRPAHCDPHLDDSAQGSLPLDEANFLSGSPAHWGVEEVCRFISSLQGCEELAAQFLSQEIDGQALLLLREEHLISTMNIKLGPALKICAFINSLRD